The Coleofasciculus sp. FACHB-1120 nucleotide sequence TAGAGTAAGGACGACGCTGCATTAATGTCGTCGATTTCGGTGAGGCGGGTTTTGAGTTCTTGAAGTTTGGGGTGAGTCTTGTCCAGAGTCTGCATGATTCGCTGTTGATACTCGTTTCCTATAGTGTGGCGCAGGACGAGCAAATATCAGTCTAACCACTGTTCGCGATATGTCACTTTCCCCAGCTTGCTCAAGAGCAAAAGTGACGACCGTTTCCCTCAGTCGGATACTTCTATTTCTCATGCGTTCAATCGCTTGCTGCATTGAAACTAGATACCCTTCCCGCTTGGCACGCAGCAAAATGCCGATGGAATCTGTTAGAGAAAGACCGCTTAATCTAGAAATCCGCCTACGAACAACTGTGTCGATGCAGACGGTTTGGATACCTTCATTCGTTGCCAATTGAATGACAGCTTAGAGCAATACGATAACTGTAGTGTTCAGCTAAGCAGAGATGTCTGCTGCTGTCGTCCGCTTGGCACATTTATGACGCTAGGATGCGCCAAGAAGAAGATAGTGGGGTGTCTTTGGACGACTTTGAGGAAATGGTGAATTAACTACTGAGGCGAACAGGTAATCCTAGAAAACAAGCTGTGGCGGTTGGAGAATGCACCTGTAATCAAACCCAAAGTAGACGATATAGGATACTTAACGTCCTTCACATGGTCGGAGATAGCGGCAAGACCTTATACAGTAAAAGCAATTGGTAGCGATCGCTAAAGAATACCGCGCTCCAATAGATGTAGGTAGGGTGGAGGGGTCTGTCTCCAACCCTACATTGAAAGGGAATGAGCAATAAAACTGGATCAAAACCTGGGTGCTTCCAGCATCGCCTCAAACAAATCCCGATCGCGAACCGCGTCAAAATCTGGGTCGTATTTCGCCATTTCCAGATATTTTTCCGGACTCAGACGAATCGCTTGTTGCAAGTTATGGACTGTCTGCTCGACATTACCCAGCAAAGCATAGTAGCAAGCTTTGTTATACCAAGCGGTGGGGTATTCAGACTGAAGTTCTAACGCCTTATCGCAAGCAGCGATCGCTTCTTCGTAGCGAGCTAATTTCCCTAGCGCGATCGCCTGGTTAAACCAAGCTTTGTGGTATTCCGAATTAATTTCCAGACTTCTCTGGAAACTGGAAATTGCCTTCTCATAAAGACCGCAGTCATTTAGGGTAATGCCCCGGTTGTACCAAGCATTGCAGGAATCTGGTTTAAACTCAATCGCTCGGTCATAGCTGTGAATCGCCTGTTCGTAATGATTGAGTTGGGCAAGAGCATTGCCTCGGTTGTACCATGCCCAGTAGGCGTCTGGACGCAGCTTCAGGGTACGGTCAAAGCTGGCAACCGCTTTTTCATATAAACCCCAGTCAATCAAGGTAATGCCCCGGTTGTGCCACGCAGCGGAAGCATCCGGGTTAAATTCAATGGCGCGATCAAAGCTATTAAGCGCCTGTTCGTAGCGACATAATTTCCCCAGCGCAATCCCCCGGTTGAACCAAACCCAAGAAGCATCGGGTTGAATTAACAAGGCGTTGTCGAAACTGGCGATCGCTTCTTCGTGGCGACCTAAATTTCCTAGGGCAAAACCCCGCTGCGATAGGGCATCGGGGTAATTGGGTTCGCACTTGAGGGCGTTGTCTAAACAAGCGATCGCCGCTTCATATTTTGCCGACTGAAGCTGGCGTAGTCCTTGCTGGAAAAAGAATTCTGCTTCGAGAGTAATAGTGTGACCCATAGAATTTTGCATCTGGCTTTAGGAGTATCTTGTATTTAAGATTCCCAAAACAATAACATAACTCAACATCAAGACGGTAAATCCCTTCCTAAAATAGATCCACAGCAAGAACAATAAATTCCAGATAACTGCTGTGTAAGGCATTCAGCCGCTGTAGGCAATAAAAAATTTCTTTGAGCAGTTGGTACGGTAATCCTTATTTAACCTCTGTCTAAGCCACTTGGTGCCAAGGGAGGGGTAATAAATATCCTCTTCTAGAAAAAATTGACTCCACTTCCCTCTCTCTTAGGGCAGGATTAGGAACCCTGGGCAGGGGTTATCCCATTTTAGATTTGGGATTTCAGATTCTGGATGACACCAGTCTTGTCAGTAGACACTTCCAACAATTTATTTGTGCCGACCTTTAAGTGAAATGGTATTTAGGCGGATCTTTTCTCAGAAGGATTGCGCCGGTATTACGTAATTCTTCTGAGAAAAGAATGCTGCCAAATCTGAAGCCTGACTCATCGAATCCCCCAGCTAGACATGGGATGATCTCATCTAAAAGAATCCATCGACAACTAACATGACTGAACAGATAGGTAGAACCTACCGCATCGAACGCGATTCAATGGGCGATCGCCAAATCTTAGATAACGTTTACTACGGGATTCAGACGCTACGGGCGATTGAAAATTTCCCGATTAGCGGAATTAAGCCGTTACCCACTTATATTGATGCTTGCGTGCTGATTAAGAAAGCAGCAGCGATCGCAAATGGGGAACTTGGCTGCATTCCCCAAGAAATCAGTCAGGTGATTGTCCAGGCGACGGATGAAGTGCTTTCCGGGAAGTTTCGCGATCAGTTTGTCGTGGATGTCTACCAGGCGGGTGCGGGGACTTCGCACCACATGAATATCAACGAAGTGTTGGCTAATCGGGCGCTGGAACTGCTGGGCGATCAAAAAGGCAATTACAAGCGCGTCAGTCCCAACGATCATGTTAATTACGGTCAATCGACGAACGATGTAATTCCCACGGCGATTCGGATTGGGGCGCTGGTGGCGCTGGAGAGGACGCTGTACCCAGCTTTATCCGATGCGATCGCTACTTTGGATAACAAGGCTGAGGAATTTCAGGATGTCGTCAAATCTGGAAGAACCCATCTGCAAGACGCCGTACCTGTACGGCTGGGTGAAAACTTCCGCGCTTGGGGGCAAATTCTCGCAGAACACATGATTCGCATCGAGAGGGCGTCTGAAGATTTAATGGCGCTGGGCTTGGGTGGAAGTGCGGCGGGAACTGGGTTAAATACTCATCCTCAATATTGCGATCGCGTTGCCCAATTATTATCAGAATTAATCGATCAGCCCTTGCGCCCAGCCCCTCATCTGATGGCGGCAATGCAG carries:
- a CDS encoding DUF3368 domain-containing protein, with amino-acid sequence MATNEGIQTVCIDTVVRRRISRLSGLSLTDSIGILLRAKREGYLVSMQQAIERMRNRSIRLRETVVTFALEQAGESDISRTVVRLIFARPAPHYRKRVSTANHADSGQDSPQTSRTQNPPHRNRRH
- a CDS encoding tetratricopeptide repeat protein, giving the protein MGHTITLEAEFFFQQGLRQLQSAKYEAAIACLDNALKCEPNYPDALSQRGFALGNLGRHEEAIASFDNALLIQPDASWVWFNRGIALGKLCRYEQALNSFDRAIEFNPDASAAWHNRGITLIDWGLYEKAVASFDRTLKLRPDAYWAWYNRGNALAQLNHYEQAIHSYDRAIEFKPDSCNAWYNRGITLNDCGLYEKAISSFQRSLEINSEYHKAWFNQAIALGKLARYEEAIAACDKALELQSEYPTAWYNKACYYALLGNVEQTVHNLQQAIRLSPEKYLEMAKYDPDFDAVRDRDLFEAMLEAPRF
- a CDS encoding aspartate ammonia-lyase, whose protein sequence is MTEQIGRTYRIERDSMGDRQILDNVYYGIQTLRAIENFPISGIKPLPTYIDACVLIKKAAAIANGELGCIPQEISQVIVQATDEVLSGKFRDQFVVDVYQAGAGTSHHMNINEVLANRALELLGDQKGNYKRVSPNDHVNYGQSTNDVIPTAIRIGALVALERTLYPALSDAIATLDNKAEEFQDVVKSGRTHLQDAVPVRLGENFRAWGQILAEHMIRIERASEDLMALGLGGSAAGTGLNTHPQYCDRVAQLLSELIDQPLRPAPHLMAAMQSMAPFVSVSGSLRNLAQDCVKISHDLRLMDSGPKTGLKEIQLPPVQPGSSIMPGKYNPVMAEMTSMVCFQVMGYDSAIALAAQAGQLELNVMMPLIAYNLIHSIEILGNTLSALTQRCLEGITANRDRCLAYAEGSLALVTALNPHIGYLNAAAVAKESLETGKSLRQIVLERGLMSSEELAKVLDLEEMSAMSGVQRPEL